From a region of the Synechococcus sp. RS9916 genome:
- the rpmA gene encoding 50S ribosomal protein L27: MAHKKGTGSTRNGRDSNSKRLGVKAYGGETVTAGSILIRQRGTAVLPGLNVGQGKDDTLFALTDGVVTFETIKRGLRTRKRISVATAG, encoded by the coding sequence CATAAAAAAGGCACAGGCTCAACACGGAACGGACGCGACTCCAATTCCAAGCGCCTTGGCGTGAAGGCTTACGGCGGCGAAACCGTGACCGCAGGTTCGATCCTGATCCGTCAACGCGGCACCGCCGTTTTGCCCGGTCTGAATGTTGGCCAGGGCAAAGACGACACCCTGTTCGCTCTGACCGACGGCGTTGTCACGTTCGAGACCATCAAGCGCGGCCTTCGCACCCGCAAGCGCATCAGCGTGGCCACCGCCGGCTGA
- a CDS encoding bifunctional 2-polyprenyl-6-hydroxyphenol methylase/3-demethylubiquinol 3-O-methyltransferase UbiG, protein MQQLLSSSVDVAAFLHDGLAVKDHLSAYLSLPLDEVETRLARSTDDLAALHPGAFQADDATGFYEDTVGTGHLLELAAWHLSSADYIADTLRLQQQFARGQVLDFGGGIGTHALAAAALPSVDHVWFVDLNPHNRAFVADRAKALGLADRLSVHRDLESCEGQRFDTVVCLDVLEHLPHPSDQLECFHAAMAPGATALLNWYFFKGHNGEYPFHFDDPALVDAFFRTLQTRFLEVFHPFLITTRAYRPL, encoded by the coding sequence ATGCAACAGCTTCTATCCAGCAGCGTGGATGTGGCGGCCTTCCTTCACGACGGCCTGGCCGTCAAGGACCACCTCAGCGCCTATCTGTCCCTCCCCCTCGATGAGGTGGAAACTCGTCTCGCCCGCAGTACGGACGACCTGGCGGCTCTCCATCCGGGCGCCTTCCAAGCGGACGATGCCACCGGCTTCTATGAAGACACGGTGGGGACCGGTCACCTGTTGGAGCTGGCGGCTTGGCATCTGAGTAGCGCGGATTACATCGCTGACACCCTTCGCCTTCAGCAGCAATTTGCCCGTGGCCAGGTGCTCGATTTCGGTGGTGGCATTGGCACCCATGCGTTGGCGGCTGCCGCATTGCCGTCTGTCGACCACGTCTGGTTTGTCGACCTCAATCCCCACAACCGGGCGTTTGTTGCCGACCGCGCCAAAGCCCTTGGCCTGGCGGACCGCCTGTCGGTGCATCGAGATCTTGAGAGCTGTGAGGGGCAGCGTTTCGACACAGTGGTGTGCCTCGACGTGTTGGAGCATCTCCCCCATCCCTCGGATCAGTTGGAGTGCTTTCATGCCGCGATGGCGCCCGGCGCCACCGCTCTTCTGAACTGGTATTTCTTCAAGGGACACAACGGTGAATATCCCTTCCATTTCGATGACCCGGCGCTGGTGGATGCTTTCTTCCGCACCCTGCAGACCCGTTTCCTCGAGGTGTTTCACCCCTTCCTGATCACCACCAGGGCTTACCGGCCGCTCTGA
- the truB gene encoding tRNA pseudouridine(55) synthase TruB yields MDSPCGFVVIDKPAGLTSHNCVSRLRRCFGLKRVGHGGTLDPAVTGVLPIALGPATRLLPYLPGEKTYQGSIQLGLTTNTDDLEGEQLSSQPWPQLSAADLEDALDSFRGAIQQRPPQVSAVHVDGVRAHARARRGEQMELPARPVTLHRLELLGWDADQGRLALEVHCSSGTYIRSLARDLGERLGCGGCLANLRRVQALGFQIDQASDLPDWPEDGPLEPAARPPILAPQNALNHLVQHPATGPQIEDWRCGRRLTLPDGLGTLGEPVVVLGDNDVMLGLGLLEVDQQLRPKVVFDARG; encoded by the coding sequence GTGGACTCTCCTTGCGGCTTCGTAGTGATCGATAAGCCGGCAGGGCTCACCTCCCACAACTGTGTGAGCAGGTTGCGGCGTTGCTTCGGGCTGAAACGCGTGGGCCACGGTGGCACCCTCGATCCGGCTGTGACCGGCGTGCTGCCCATCGCCCTCGGCCCCGCCACCCGGCTGCTCCCCTACCTCCCCGGCGAGAAGACCTATCAGGGCAGCATCCAGCTGGGCCTAACCACCAACACCGACGACCTTGAGGGCGAACAGCTGAGCAGCCAACCCTGGCCGCAACTCAGCGCAGCAGACCTGGAGGACGCTCTGGACTCCTTTCGCGGAGCCATCCAGCAACGGCCTCCCCAGGTCTCAGCCGTGCATGTGGATGGCGTGCGGGCCCATGCGCGCGCGCGACGCGGCGAACAGATGGAGTTGCCTGCCCGCCCCGTCACCCTTCACCGGCTGGAACTTCTCGGCTGGGATGCAGATCAGGGACGCCTTGCCCTGGAAGTGCATTGTTCCTCAGGCACCTACATCCGCTCGTTGGCCCGTGATCTGGGAGAACGGCTGGGCTGCGGAGGCTGCTTGGCCAACCTGCGCCGGGTGCAGGCCCTTGGCTTCCAGATCGATCAGGCCAGTGACCTGCCCGACTGGCCCGAGGATGGGCCGTTGGAGCCAGCCGCACGGCCACCGATCCTGGCGCCCCAAAACGCTCTGAACCATCTGGTTCAACACCCGGCCACGGGCCCACAGATCGAGGACTGGCGCTGCGGGCGAAGACTGACCCTGCCCGACGGGCTCGGCACGCTCGGGGAACCGGTGGTGGTGCTGGGAGACAACGACGTGATGCTCGGCCTGGGACTTCTGGAAGTCGATCAGCAACTGCGCCCCAAGGTGGTGTTCGACGCTCGCGGCTGA
- a CDS encoding YebC/PmpR family DNA-binding transcriptional regulator, with amino-acid sequence MAGHSKWAQIKRTKAVVDAKRGAVFTRIGREITVAARAGGDPAGNFQLRTAIAKAKAAGVPAANIERAIAKGSGQAGDGANALETIRYEGYAAGGVAVLVHALTDNRNRTAADVRLAFSKNGGNLGESGCVSYLFSHRSEVRIAAPVAESEGSSQGPIDEEALLEDLLNLDADGYELSDDGTALVHGSFEALEALQNGLRKQGWSVQEWEHCWHPLTQVTLQDSDTARQCLKLLEVLEDLDDVSSISANLELAPDLEID; translated from the coding sequence ATGGCCGGCCACAGCAAATGGGCCCAAATCAAACGCACCAAAGCCGTGGTGGACGCCAAACGTGGCGCCGTGTTCACCCGCATCGGCCGGGAGATCACCGTGGCCGCACGGGCCGGGGGGGATCCAGCCGGCAACTTCCAATTGCGCACGGCCATCGCCAAAGCCAAGGCCGCCGGCGTCCCCGCCGCCAACATCGAGCGCGCGATTGCCAAGGGCTCCGGCCAGGCCGGTGATGGGGCCAACGCCTTGGAAACGATCCGCTACGAGGGCTATGCCGCAGGCGGTGTTGCCGTGCTCGTGCACGCCCTCACTGACAACCGCAACCGCACTGCCGCTGACGTTCGTCTCGCCTTCAGCAAGAACGGCGGCAATCTTGGAGAGAGCGGCTGCGTCAGCTACCTGTTCAGCCACCGCAGTGAAGTGCGCATCGCGGCGCCAGTGGCCGAGAGCGAAGGCAGTTCCCAAGGCCCGATCGACGAGGAGGCCCTACTGGAAGACCTGCTGAACCTGGACGCAGACGGGTATGAGCTCAGCGACGACGGCACAGCCCTGGTGCACGGCTCTTTCGAGGCGCTGGAAGCCCTTCAGAACGGGCTGCGCAAACAGGGGTGGAGCGTGCAGGAGTGGGAGCACTGCTGGCATCCCCTCACCCAGGTCACGCTTCAGGATTCGGACACAGCACGGCAGTGCCTCAAGCTGCTGGAGGTGCTGGAGGACCTCGACGACGTGAGCAGCATCAGCGCCAATCTCGAACTGGCGCCGGATCTGGAGATCGACTGA
- a CDS encoding DUF4278 domain-containing protein: protein MSPERSSFQAMERGLELTRRTFMQLSYMGNVYTRQTSADAKPVVQLTYRRTSDDTRRAEASAAAETLTYRGVAYQR, encoded by the coding sequence GTGAGTCCGGAGCGCAGTTCGTTTCAGGCCATGGAACGGGGGCTTGAGCTAACTCGGAGAACCTTCATGCAGCTCAGTTACATGGGCAACGTTTACACGCGTCAGACCAGCGCTGATGCAAAACCTGTGGTGCAACTCACCTACCGCCGCACGTCTGACGACACCCGTCGGGCCGAGGCTTCTGCAGCTGCTGAAACCCTCACCTATCGCGGAGTGGCCTATCAGCGCTGA
- a CDS encoding hydantoinase B/oxoprolinase family protein, which produces MTDWRFWVDRGGTFTDLVALAPDGRLLVRKVLSEQPHTPGDPAVCALKALLEVEASGDATIEELRLGTTVATNALLEGAGDDVVLVTNQGLADVLRIGDQHRPDLFALQLQAPPFLAIGVEEVQGRLDPEGNAVTPLVLDGALEERLRAHHRQGVRSCAIALMHAWRHPDHERRLEALARAIGFTTVVCSHQVAPLPRLVPRGQTTLVEAAVARPLFGYLHQVQQALGAATRMRVMTSSGALQPMGSLLAKDTILSGPAGGMVGAVAVARRAGFQQEPLVGFDMGGTSTDVFCLPAGASDQAWERSPETEVAGLQLLAPRLPIHTVAAGGGSIITRDGDRLIVGPRSAGADPGPACYRRGGPLTITDANLLLGRLQVEGFPAVFGPKANQPPDSQVVRDQFAALARALKRTPEQLAEGALDLAVEIMAAAIEQVSLARGHDIRGGVLVAYGGAAGQLACRLARSLGLDQVLLHPLAGVLSAYGMGQARQRQWRQGAVRRPLESSVVPALTQQVEAALADAQQQLLADGDRCNGGLERQIALELRDPDSEQGLLVALPALVEGAALQLPPLKVLEDAFAAQHQQRFGFVPQRQVPLVVERFEVEVLAPALLATLAQGEDIRLSGEPSLSQQPSPTQQPSSTQQPKPVTMHCPGRSWCSVPLWHRHQIREGQQLEGPALIQEPTGCIVLDPGWQARCLPGGELVLEVQVGGDASISRVQEEPISDLQTTVDPVELSLFHHRFMVIAERMGERLRQTSRSVNIRERLDFSCALFDAEGALVANAPHIPVHLGSMGDAVVDLLAQVEEGSVPPLQHGDVVISNDPFHGGTHLPDITAITPVFVGAGAPSFFVASRGHHADVGGLTPGSMPPFSEHIQQEGLRLRHWPLVRAGRLDRQSWARRLAQEPIPPRAPELLLADLQAQVAANRLGVDLLEALVARDGQERVSRYMHHVQDHAAAAVEALLPGLEDRSFEVVLDNGARLQLDLKVDRGNRRAHLDFSGSSAQGTHNFHAPLAVTKAAVLYVMRCLVEEPIPLNAGCFRPLTLTVPAGSLLNPMAPAAVVAGNVETSQALCNLLFAALGVMAAAQGTMNNLSFGNERYQYYETIAGGTGAGQRFAGVSGLQCHMTNSRLTDPEILEQRFPVRLERFGHRRGSGGAGRWSGGDGLERTFRFLEPMTVGVLAGSRQIAPFGLAGGCDGACGRNQITRADGTVQELPGCVQLEVLAGDCLTLATPGGGGWGVPECP; this is translated from the coding sequence TTGACGGACTGGCGCTTCTGGGTGGATCGCGGCGGTACCTTTACCGACCTGGTCGCCTTGGCCCCCGATGGTCGGCTGTTGGTGCGCAAGGTGTTGTCCGAGCAGCCCCACACCCCAGGGGATCCCGCTGTTTGCGCCCTGAAGGCCCTTCTTGAGGTTGAAGCCTCGGGGGACGCCACCATCGAGGAGCTGCGGCTCGGCACCACCGTGGCCACCAATGCCCTGCTGGAGGGAGCGGGCGACGACGTTGTGCTGGTCACCAACCAGGGCCTGGCGGACGTGCTCCGGATCGGCGACCAGCATCGCCCCGACCTGTTTGCTCTTCAGCTGCAAGCTCCGCCCTTTCTGGCGATCGGGGTGGAGGAGGTGCAAGGCCGGCTTGACCCTGAGGGCAACGCGGTGACGCCCCTGGTGCTGGATGGCGCCCTCGAAGAGCGCCTGCGAGCCCACCACCGCCAGGGGGTGCGCAGCTGTGCCATTGCCCTGATGCATGCCTGGCGCCATCCCGACCATGAGCGCCGGCTGGAGGCTCTTGCCCGCGCCATTGGCTTCACCACCGTGGTCTGTTCCCATCAGGTGGCCCCGCTGCCGCGACTGGTGCCGAGAGGGCAGACCACCCTGGTGGAAGCAGCGGTGGCGCGCCCCCTGTTCGGCTATCTCCATCAGGTGCAGCAGGCCCTGGGGGCGGCCACGCGGATGCGGGTGATGACCTCCAGCGGAGCCCTGCAGCCTATGGGCAGCCTCCTGGCGAAGGACACGATCCTGTCGGGTCCGGCTGGCGGGATGGTGGGTGCGGTGGCGGTGGCGCGCAGGGCCGGTTTCCAGCAAGAGCCTCTGGTCGGATTCGACATGGGCGGCACCAGCACGGATGTGTTCTGTCTGCCCGCTGGCGCATCCGACCAGGCGTGGGAGCGCAGCCCTGAAACAGAGGTGGCTGGATTGCAGTTGCTGGCACCGCGGCTGCCGATTCACACCGTGGCTGCTGGCGGGGGATCGATCATCACCCGCGATGGCGATCGATTGATCGTGGGGCCGCGCTCTGCCGGCGCCGATCCGGGGCCGGCCTGTTATCGCCGCGGGGGGCCGCTCACGATCACGGACGCGAACCTGCTGCTGGGGCGTCTGCAGGTGGAGGGGTTCCCTGCGGTGTTCGGTCCCAAGGCCAATCAGCCGCCGGACTCACAGGTGGTGCGTGATCAATTTGCGGCCCTCGCCCGGGCCTTGAAGCGCACGCCCGAGCAGCTGGCGGAGGGTGCCCTGGATCTGGCGGTGGAGATCATGGCAGCGGCAATCGAGCAGGTGTCGCTCGCGCGGGGCCACGACATCCGTGGTGGTGTTTTGGTCGCCTACGGCGGTGCTGCAGGGCAGCTGGCGTGCCGTCTGGCCCGATCGTTGGGCTTGGATCAGGTGCTCCTCCATCCCCTGGCTGGAGTGCTCTCGGCTTATGGCATGGGCCAGGCGCGTCAGCGCCAGTGGCGGCAGGGTGCCGTGCGCCGCCCACTGGAGTCGTCTGTGGTGCCGGCGTTGACGCAGCAGGTGGAGGCGGCGCTGGCCGATGCCCAACAACAGCTGTTGGCCGATGGGGATCGCTGCAATGGCGGCCTGGAGCGACAGATCGCACTCGAGTTGCGGGATCCTGATTCTGAGCAAGGGCTGTTGGTGGCGCTCCCTGCCCTGGTGGAGGGGGCGGCATTGCAGTTGCCGCCTTTGAAGGTGCTGGAGGATGCCTTTGCCGCTCAGCACCAGCAACGCTTCGGTTTCGTGCCGCAGCGGCAGGTACCTCTTGTGGTGGAGCGTTTTGAGGTGGAGGTGCTGGCACCGGCGTTGTTGGCAACGCTTGCCCAGGGCGAGGACATTCGGCTTTCCGGCGAGCCCTCTCTAAGCCAACAGCCTTCACCAACCCAACAGCCTTCCTCAACCCAACAGCCAAAGCCCGTGACCATGCATTGCCCAGGCCGCAGCTGGTGTTCGGTGCCCCTGTGGCATCGCCACCAGATCCGAGAGGGGCAACAGCTGGAGGGTCCGGCCCTCATCCAGGAGCCAACGGGTTGCATCGTGCTGGATCCCGGTTGGCAGGCGCGCTGCCTGCCGGGGGGCGAGTTGGTGCTGGAGGTGCAGGTGGGGGGAGATGCATCCATTTCTCGGGTTCAGGAGGAGCCGATTTCAGACCTCCAAACAACCGTTGACCCGGTGGAACTGAGCCTCTTCCATCACCGCTTCATGGTGATCGCCGAACGGATGGGGGAACGGCTGCGCCAGACCAGCCGATCGGTGAATATCCGCGAACGGCTCGATTTCTCCTGCGCCCTGTTTGATGCCGAGGGGGCCCTTGTTGCCAATGCGCCCCACATTCCCGTGCATCTGGGCTCCATGGGGGATGCCGTGGTGGATCTGCTCGCCCAGGTGGAGGAGGGTTCGGTGCCTCCGCTCCAGCACGGTGATGTGGTGATCAGCAATGACCCCTTCCATGGAGGGACCCATCTACCGGACATCACGGCGATCACGCCGGTGTTTGTGGGCGCTGGTGCGCCCAGCTTCTTTGTCGCAAGCCGCGGGCACCATGCCGATGTGGGCGGGCTGACCCCCGGATCCATGCCGCCCTTCAGTGAACACATCCAGCAGGAAGGCTTGCGCTTGCGCCATTGGCCCCTGGTGCGTGCTGGTCGGCTTGATCGTCAGTCCTGGGCCCGGCGGCTGGCGCAGGAGCCCATTCCTCCGCGGGCGCCGGAGCTCTTGCTGGCGGATCTTCAGGCACAGGTGGCGGCCAACCGTCTCGGGGTGGACCTGCTGGAGGCGTTAGTGGCCCGGGACGGTCAGGAGAGGGTCAGCCGCTACATGCACCATGTGCAGGATCATGCCGCTGCGGCTGTTGAAGCCCTGCTTCCCGGGCTGGAGGATCGCAGCTTTGAGGTGGTGCTCGATAACGGCGCCAGGCTCCAGCTGGATCTGAAGGTGGATCGGGGCAACCGACGAGCGCACCTCGATTTCAGCGGCAGCTCTGCCCAGGGCACCCACAATTTTCATGCTCCTCTGGCGGTGACCAAAGCCGCCGTGCTCTACGTGATGCGCTGTCTGGTGGAGGAGCCGATTCCGTTGAACGCCGGCTGTTTCCGTCCGCTCACGTTGACGGTTCCGGCTGGATCCTTGCTCAATCCCATGGCACCCGCTGCGGTGGTGGCGGGCAATGTCGAGACCTCGCAAGCGCTTTGCAATTTGCTGTTCGCGGCCCTGGGGGTGATGGCTGCGGCTCAGGGCACCATGAACAACCTCAGCTTCGGCAACGAGCGCTACCAGTACTACGAAACGATTGCTGGAGGCACCGGCGCGGGACAGCGCTTTGCCGGTGTCTCAGGCTTGCAGTGCCACATGACCAACTCCCGGCTGACGGACCCTGAAATTCTTGAGCAACGCTTCCCCGTGCGTTTGGAGCGCTTCGGTCATCGTCGCGGCAGTGGTGGTGCAGGGCGCTGGAGCGGAGGTGATGGGCTGGAGCGGACGTTTCGCTTCCTCGAACCGATGACGGTGGGGGTGTTGGCGGGGAGTCGCCAGATCGCTCCCTTCGGCCTTGCCGGTGGGTGTGATGGCGCCTGCGGTCGCAACCAGATCACCCGTGCCGATGGAACGGTGCAGGAGTTGCCTGGATGCGTGCAGCTCGAGGTCTTGGCCGGGGATTGTCTGACGCTCGCCACCCCAGGCGGCGGGGGCTGGGGTGTGCCGGAATGCCCATGA
- a CDS encoding glucosamine-6-phosphate deaminase, translated as MAALHLPDTIVLERRPEPIGLMEAVVDHWEQALRQRLTQTNPRPLGLATGRTMEPFYAALRERLHHWSSTERARLRQGWLSFNLDEYVGRSAADPDSFAAYMQHQLAGPLGLSPDQLRVPNGAAADPEQEAMAYGHALQAAGGVGLQLLGLGANGHVGFNEPPCGADVICRCVSLCRATQEQNAAAFGGDPQQVPNRAITLGLAEILAAEEVHLIVTGDAKREILARVFATGCDPSLPASWLLRHPRVRLWADDAALGVAVAAR; from the coding sequence GTGGCTGCACTGCATCTGCCCGACACGATCGTTCTGGAGCGGCGGCCCGAGCCCATCGGGCTGATGGAGGCCGTGGTCGATCACTGGGAGCAAGCGTTGCGTCAGCGTTTGACGCAGACCAATCCGCGACCTCTGGGATTGGCCACCGGGCGCACGATGGAGCCGTTTTATGCGGCCCTTCGGGAGCGTTTGCATCACTGGAGCTCTACTGAACGCGCCCGGTTGCGTCAGGGCTGGCTCAGCTTCAATCTCGATGAATACGTCGGCCGTTCCGCTGCCGATCCGGACAGCTTCGCTGCTTACATGCAGCATCAGCTCGCTGGCCCTTTGGGGTTGTCGCCTGATCAGCTGCGGGTTCCGAATGGTGCGGCCGCCGATCCAGAACAGGAGGCCATGGCCTATGGCCACGCCCTGCAGGCGGCTGGAGGGGTTGGTTTGCAGCTGCTTGGGCTCGGGGCCAATGGCCATGTGGGCTTCAACGAGCCTCCCTGCGGTGCGGATGTGATCTGCCGCTGCGTTTCCCTGTGCCGTGCCACCCAGGAGCAGAACGCTGCCGCTTTTGGTGGTGATCCCCAGCAGGTGCCGAACCGGGCGATCACCCTGGGGTTAGCCGAGATCCTGGCGGCGGAGGAAGTGCATCTGATCGTCACAGGTGACGCCAAGCGCGAGATCCTGGCCCGGGTGTTCGCCACCGGTTGCGATCCCTCTCTGCCTGCCAGTTGGTTGTTGCGCCATCCAAGGGTGAGGCTGTGGGCGGATGATGCGGCCCTTGGAGTTGCGGTGGCAGCGCGTTGA